Proteins found in one Sphingomonas sp. SORGH_AS_0879 genomic segment:
- the metC gene encoding cystathionine beta-lyase: protein MTDDDLPIKPATRLVQAGRRAEWTKGVVNVPVWRGSTVLYDNVAHMRATGAGNLHEKLFYGRKGLPTQWSLADALTSLEPGAEATFLYPSGVAAIAAALLSVLSPGDELLLVDSAYDPTRGLATGLLARMGITTRFYDPLVGARIAELIGPATRAIFLESPGSLSFEVQDVPAIVAVAKARGITTILDNTWATPLFFPAIEKGIDLTVLACTKYVVGHSDAMLGSVTAAPSHWAALRDTSFQLGQVASPDDAYLGSRGLRTMGVRLAQHQASALTIARWLAEQPGVAQVLHPALPSCPGHDVFARDFLGSSGLFAFVLDGGNDAARTAMLDGLAHFGLGFSWGGYESLAIPADPHRYRSVTRRDFAGPLIRLQIGLEDVDDLIADLDRGLDRFRAARG from the coding sequence ATGACCGACGACGATCTGCCCATCAAGCCCGCCACCCGTCTGGTCCAGGCGGGCCGCCGCGCCGAATGGACCAAGGGCGTGGTCAACGTCCCCGTCTGGCGCGGCTCGACGGTGCTCTACGACAATGTCGCGCATATGCGCGCCACCGGCGCGGGCAACCTGCATGAAAAGCTGTTCTATGGCCGCAAGGGTCTCCCCACCCAATGGTCGCTCGCCGATGCGCTGACCAGTCTGGAGCCGGGGGCGGAGGCGACCTTCCTCTACCCCTCGGGTGTCGCGGCGATCGCGGCGGCCTTGCTGTCGGTCCTGTCGCCGGGGGACGAACTGCTGCTGGTCGACAGCGCCTATGACCCGACCCGCGGGCTCGCCACCGGGTTGCTGGCGCGGATGGGGATCACGACGCGATTCTACGACCCGCTGGTCGGCGCCAGGATCGCCGAGCTGATCGGCCCGGCCACACGCGCGATCTTCCTCGAAAGCCCCGGCTCGCTCAGCTTCGAGGTGCAGGACGTTCCCGCCATCGTCGCGGTGGCCAAGGCGCGCGGAATCACGACGATCCTCGACAATACCTGGGCGACGCCGCTGTTCTTCCCGGCGATCGAAAAGGGCATCGACCTGACCGTGCTGGCCTGCACCAAATATGTGGTCGGCCATTCGGACGCGATGCTGGGGTCCGTCACCGCCGCGCCGTCGCATTGGGCGGCGCTTCGGGATACCAGTTTCCAGCTTGGGCAGGTCGCCAGCCCCGACGACGCCTATCTGGGCAGCCGGGGCCTGCGCACCATGGGCGTGCGGCTGGCCCAGCATCAGGCGAGCGCGCTGACCATCGCCCGGTGGCTCGCCGAACAACCGGGCGTGGCGCAGGTGCTTCACCCCGCTTTGCCCTCCTGCCCCGGCCATGACGTGTTCGCGCGCGATTTCCTGGGCTCGAGCGGGCTGTTCGCCTTCGTCCTCGACGGCGGCAATGATGCGGCGCGCACCGCGATGCTCGACGGGCTCGCCCATTTCGGGCTGGGGTTCAGTTGGGGCGGCTATGAGAGCCTCGCCATCCCCGCCGATCCGCATCGTTATCGCAGCGTCACCAGGCGCGACTTCGCCGGGCCGCTGATCCGGTTGCAGATCGGGCTGGAGGATGTGGACGACCTGATCGCCGATCTCGACCGGGGCCTGGACCGCTTCCGGGCGGCGCGCGGATGA
- a CDS encoding sulfurtransferase translates to MPPLLTPQDLAAIAGEADVRILDVTYFLDDPGDAKARRGYEDGHIPGARFLALGKLADPDSDLPMTLPQPDAFAHAMSEAGVGHADRIVLYDRSPLHSSARVWWLLSLFGAKSVALLDGGLEAWTAAGHPVMVGPAGATETPGLFVAHADLARVRSLREVRSQVEAGDAQIVDARSPGRFAGSEPEPRPGVEPGHIPGARNLPYSRLFEGDGRWKSPAAIAQAFAAAGVDPTRPMVATCGSGITACVLAFGAERIGGMMPVYDGSWTEWGSDPSTPKAKDV, encoded by the coding sequence ATGCCGCCACTCCTAACCCCGCAAGACCTTGCCGCCATCGCAGGCGAAGCCGATGTGCGCATCCTCGACGTCACCTATTTCCTGGACGATCCCGGCGACGCGAAAGCCCGGCGGGGATATGAGGACGGGCATATTCCCGGTGCGCGCTTCCTGGCACTGGGCAAACTCGCCGATCCCGACAGCGACCTGCCGATGACCCTGCCCCAGCCGGACGCCTTCGCCCATGCGATGAGCGAAGCGGGCGTCGGCCATGCCGACCGGATCGTCCTGTATGATCGCTCCCCTCTGCACAGTTCCGCACGCGTCTGGTGGCTGCTGAGCCTGTTCGGCGCGAAGTCGGTGGCGCTGCTCGACGGCGGGCTGGAGGCTTGGACGGCGGCGGGGCATCCCGTCATGGTCGGCCCCGCTGGCGCGACCGAAACACCAGGCCTGTTCGTCGCCCATGCCGACCTTGCCCGCGTCCGCAGCCTTCGCGAAGTGCGTAGCCAGGTCGAGGCGGGCGATGCGCAGATCGTCGACGCCCGCTCCCCCGGCCGTTTCGCCGGGTCCGAGCCCGAACCACGCCCCGGCGTCGAGCCCGGCCATATCCCCGGTGCCCGCAACCTGCCCTATTCCAGACTGTTCGAGGGTGACGGTCGCTGGAAAAGCCCCGCCGCCATCGCGCAGGCCTTCGCCGCCGCCGGGGTCGACCCGACCAGGCCGATGGTCGCCACCTGCGGCTCCGGCATCACCGCCTGCGTCCTCGCCTTTGGCGCGGAGCGGATCGGCGGGATGATGCCCGTCTATGACGGAAGCTGGACCGAATGGGGCTCCGACCCCAGCACCCCCAAGGCGAAAGACGTTTGA
- a CDS encoding cryptochrome/photolyase family protein — translation MPKAPTLIPILGDQLSMNLSSLEGADPKRTVLLMMEVADETSYVRHHKAKIAYILSAMRHHAEALKKAGWQVDYVTLDDPDNAGSFTGEVARAVERHDPERIVVTQAGEWRVAAMLDAWETMFGIPVDIRPDTRFIASQAEFENWAKDRNELRMEYFYRLMRRKTGLLMKGDKPEGGKWNYDADNRKPAPKKETPPEPLTFAPDRITRDVLTLVAARFDNHPGSLDGFAYAVTAKEAQAQAEAFMAHALPQFGDYQDAMLTGQHQLWHSVLSPYINSGLLDPLDLCRMAEAEYEDGNASLNSVEGYIRQIIGWREYVRGLYWHVGPDYVDRNVLRAKRPLPGFYWTGETDMHCMAEALGQTLDTAHAHHIQRLMVTGNFAILIGADPAEVHRWYLEIYIDAYEWVELPNVIGMSQFADGGIIASKPYVSSGAYINRMSDYCGACRYDVKQRVGEDACPFNALYWDFLARHEERFGENPRMAMPYRNWNRMAEEDRQAIRVQAAGFLEALDRG, via the coding sequence ATGCCCAAAGCGCCAACGCTGATCCCGATTCTGGGCGACCAATTGTCGATGAATCTGTCCAGCCTGGAGGGCGCGGACCCCAAACGCACCGTGCTGCTGATGATGGAGGTGGCGGACGAGACATCGTACGTGCGCCATCACAAGGCCAAGATCGCCTATATCCTGTCGGCCATGCGCCACCATGCCGAGGCGCTGAAAAAGGCGGGCTGGCAGGTCGACTATGTCACGCTGGACGATCCGGACAATGCGGGCAGCTTCACCGGCGAAGTCGCGCGTGCGGTCGAACGCCACGACCCCGAACGCATCGTCGTTACCCAGGCCGGCGAATGGCGCGTCGCCGCCATGCTGGACGCATGGGAAACGATGTTCGGCATCCCCGTCGATATCCGCCCCGACACCCGCTTCATCGCGTCCCAGGCCGAGTTCGAGAATTGGGCGAAGGACCGCAACGAACTGCGCATGGAGTATTTCTACCGCCTGATGCGGCGCAAGACCGGGCTGTTGATGAAGGGCGACAAGCCCGAGGGCGGCAAATGGAATTACGACGCCGACAATCGCAAGCCCGCGCCGAAGAAGGAAACACCGCCTGAGCCGCTGACGTTCGCGCCCGACCGGATCACCCGCGACGTGCTGACGCTCGTTGCCGCGCGGTTCGACAATCACCCCGGCTCGCTCGACGGCTTCGCCTATGCCGTCACCGCCAAGGAGGCGCAGGCACAGGCCGAGGCGTTCATGGCGCATGCCCTGCCCCAATTCGGCGACTATCAGGATGCGATGCTGACCGGGCAGCACCAGCTATGGCACTCGGTCCTGTCGCCCTATATCAATTCGGGGCTGCTCGATCCGCTGGACCTTTGTCGCATGGCCGAGGCGGAATATGAGGACGGCAACGCCAGCCTCAATTCGGTCGAGGGCTATATCCGCCAGATCATCGGCTGGCGCGAATATGTGCGTGGGCTCTACTGGCATGTCGGGCCGGATTATGTGGACCGCAATGTCCTGCGCGCGAAGCGGCCGCTGCCCGGCTTCTACTGGACCGGAGAGACCGACATGCACTGCATGGCCGAGGCCTTGGGCCAGACGCTCGACACCGCGCACGCACATCATATCCAGCGGCTGATGGTGACCGGCAACTTCGCCATCCTGATCGGTGCCGACCCGGCGGAGGTGCATCGCTGGTATCTGGAAATCTATATCGACGCCTATGAATGGGTCGAGCTGCCCAATGTCATCGGCATGAGCCAGTTCGCCGATGGCGGCATCATCGCGTCCAAGCCCTATGTGTCGTCCGGCGCGTACATCAACCGCATGTCGGATTATTGCGGGGCTTGCCGATATGACGTGAAGCAGCGGGTGGGCGAGGACGCCTGTCCGTTCAACGCGCTCTATTGGGATTTCCTGGCGCGGCATGAGGAGCGGTTCGGCGAGAATCCCCGAATGGCGATGCCCTATCGGAACTGGAACCGGATGGCGGAGGAGGACCGGCAGGCGATCCGGGTGCAGGCGGCGGGGTTTTTGGAGGCGTTGGATCGGGGATAG
- the queF gene encoding preQ(1) synthase: protein MKHLGQTSALPASPEEAVLDYVPNPRPGRTYLIRFAAPEFTSLCPVTGQPDFAHLVIDYVPGETIVESKSLKLFLGSFRNHAGFHEDCTVGIGERLFEEMKPVWLRIGGYWYPRGGIPIDVFWQSSAPPADLWLPDQGVAGYRGRG from the coding sequence ATGAAGCATCTCGGCCAGACCAGCGCGCTGCCCGCTTCCCCGGAAGAGGCGGTGCTCGATTATGTTCCCAACCCCCGTCCGGGGCGTACCTATCTGATCCGGTTCGCGGCACCCGAGTTCACCTCGCTCTGCCCGGTGACCGGCCAGCCCGACTTCGCGCATCTGGTGATCGACTATGTGCCCGGCGAGACGATCGTCGAGTCGAAGTCGCTGAAGCTGTTCCTGGGCAGCTTCCGCAATCATGCGGGGTTCCATGAGGATTGCACGGTGGGCATCGGCGAGCGTCTGTTCGAGGAGATGAAGCCGGTCTGGTTGCGCATCGGCGGATATTGGTATCCGCGCGGCGGCATTCCGATCGACGTGTTCTGGCAATCCTCCGCCCCGCCCGCCGATCTGTGGCTGCCCGACCAGGGTGTGGCGGGGTATCGCGGCCGGGGTTGA
- a CDS encoding PEPxxWA-CTERM sorting domain-containing protein: MSVLIGLGAAGAANANPTILINDSNGNLISYDTVTKGSTVISNTGRVMFDIALSSGGDLLGVNGGTLFKISPTSGATTVLGSLGGFVNGLVFGADGTLFGSGSDALYKIDPTNGQTSLVGAMGIQSAGDLAFFKGQLYLASNLGLATVDTITGAARLIGGTTDVFGLASTADGLFGVKDNNILSIDPTTGVGVSVATFAGGTGYGAGSVPVSNPTAVPEPATWAMLLLGLALVGYVLRRRGGAPTMTIA, encoded by the coding sequence GTGTCTGTGTTGATCGGGTTGGGGGCTGCGGGTGCGGCCAATGCCAACCCCACCATTCTCATCAATGACTCGAACGGCAACCTCATCTCCTATGACACGGTGACGAAGGGCAGCACGGTGATCAGCAACACCGGTCGCGTGATGTTCGATATCGCGTTGAGTTCCGGCGGCGATCTGCTCGGCGTGAATGGCGGGACGCTCTTCAAGATTTCGCCGACTTCCGGCGCGACCACGGTGCTGGGTTCGCTCGGCGGCTTCGTGAACGGCCTGGTTTTCGGCGCCGACGGGACGCTGTTCGGCTCGGGCAGCGACGCTCTCTACAAGATCGATCCGACCAACGGCCAGACGAGCCTTGTCGGCGCGATGGGCATCCAATCGGCGGGCGATCTCGCCTTCTTCAAGGGTCAATTGTACCTCGCCAGCAATCTCGGGCTTGCGACGGTCGATACGATCACCGGCGCGGCCCGCCTGATCGGCGGGACCACGGACGTGTTCGGATTGGCGTCCACGGCCGACGGGTTGTTCGGCGTGAAGGACAATAATATCCTCAGCATCGATCCGACCACGGGCGTCGGCGTCAGTGTCGCGACGTTCGCGGGCGGCACCGGCTATGGCGCTGGCTCCGTGCCCGTCTCGAACCCGACCGCCGTGCCGGAACCTGCGACCTGGGCGATGCTGCTGCTGGGCCTGGCGCTGGTCGGCTATGTCCTGCGTCGGCGCGGCGGTGCGCCGACCATGACGATCGCCTGA
- a CDS encoding glycosyltransferase family 4 protein, with product MVDANGTVIERLALIGNFLPRQCGLATFTTDVYSALRDRFPELSVDVYAMDDHPGRYAYPPAVTAAIPQNDRGAYIDMARRIDASGAQAIWVQHEYGIYGGAAGEHLLALLDRTTLPVIATLHTILEKPSADERRVMEGLLRRCAKIIVMADKGRDILQRVYGADPRQIAMIPHGVPDRALMSPEALKPRFGWEGRKVVLTFGLLAPNKGIETIIEALPAVAAHHPELLYVVLGATHPNLIAHEGEAYRDRLKALAAARGVSDNVAFVDAFVEHDELLDYLQAADIYATPYSNPAQITSGTLSYAIGVGKAVISTPYVHATEILADEHGVLVPFGDVGAFAREIDRLLSDQAARDHLSSRAYARGRTMIWPRLAEGAIKLIGTAITTRPRRIATGTSGASSAIKPLAPDLSAVERMSDSTGMLQHAIYSVPDRRHGYCIDDNARALIFMTQAPDIDPVTRDKWTTIYASFLQYAWNPEARRYRNFMRFDRSWCEDVGSEDSNGRTLWALGVTARDAQPPKHRDWAQMWFDATASLALDLGSLRAQAFAMLGAAAMLEARPGHQLARSILEKMPDLHLALLEEARRPEWQWFEIVLAYDNARVPQALIEAGRALGRQDLIDCGISTLDWIVGKQTSPEGRFRAVGSESFGRPYAEPLQFDQQPLEAQATVEACHSAYLATHDPRWIAEGERAYGWFLGMNDLDLPLATASDGGCFDGLMPTGLNRNQGAESILALQLANCAIASLCQSASSMAGADRHIA from the coding sequence ATGGTGGATGCGAACGGAACCGTGATCGAACGATTGGCGCTGATCGGAAACTTTCTGCCCCGGCAATGTGGGCTCGCCACCTTCACCACCGACGTCTATTCCGCGCTTCGCGACCGATTTCCCGAACTCTCGGTCGATGTCTATGCGATGGACGACCACCCCGGACGCTATGCCTATCCCCCTGCGGTGACCGCCGCCATCCCTCAGAACGATCGCGGCGCCTATATCGACATGGCACGCCGCATCGATGCCAGCGGGGCGCAGGCCATCTGGGTCCAGCATGAATATGGCATCTATGGTGGCGCGGCGGGCGAGCATCTGTTGGCGCTGCTCGATCGCACCACCCTGCCGGTGATCGCGACGCTGCATACCATTCTCGAAAAGCCTTCCGCCGACGAGCGCCGGGTGATGGAGGGGCTGCTCCGTCGCTGTGCCAAGATCATCGTCATGGCTGACAAGGGCCGTGATATCCTCCAGCGCGTCTATGGCGCGGATCCGCGACAGATCGCGATGATCCCGCACGGCGTGCCCGACCGCGCCCTGATGTCGCCCGAGGCGCTGAAGCCGCGTTTCGGCTGGGAAGGGCGCAAGGTCGTGCTGACCTTCGGCCTGCTCGCGCCCAACAAGGGGATCGAGACGATTATCGAGGCGTTGCCCGCCGTCGCCGCGCATCACCCGGAACTGCTCTATGTCGTGCTGGGCGCGACCCATCCCAACCTGATCGCGCATGAGGGCGAGGCGTATCGCGACCGGCTGAAGGCGCTGGCCGCAGCGCGGGGCGTGTCGGACAATGTCGCGTTCGTCGATGCGTTCGTCGAGCATGACGAACTACTCGATTACCTTCAGGCGGCGGATATCTACGCCACCCCCTATTCCAACCCCGCCCAGATCACGAGCGGGACGCTGTCCTATGCGATCGGCGTGGGCAAGGCGGTGATCTCCACCCCTTATGTCCATGCGACCGAGATCCTGGCCGACGAGCATGGCGTGCTGGTGCCCTTCGGCGATGTCGGTGCCTTCGCCCGCGAAATCGACCGGTTGCTGAGCGACCAGGCGGCGCGCGATCATCTGTCGAGCCGCGCCTATGCGCGCGGCCGCACGATGATCTGGCCGCGTCTGGCGGAAGGCGCGATCAAGCTGATCGGCACCGCGATCACCACCCGCCCGCGGCGGATCGCGACGGGCACGTCGGGCGCGTCCAGCGCGATCAAGCCACTTGCCCCCGATCTGTCCGCTGTGGAGCGGATGAGTGATTCGACCGGCATGTTGCAGCACGCCATCTATTCGGTGCCCGACCGTCGCCACGGATATTGCATCGACGACAATGCCCGCGCGCTGATCTTCATGACGCAGGCGCCGGATATAGATCCTGTCACGCGTGACAAGTGGACGACCATCTACGCCTCGTTCCTGCAATATGCCTGGAACCCGGAGGCGCGGCGCTATCGCAACTTCATGCGCTTCGACCGGAGCTGGTGCGAGGATGTGGGATCGGAGGACTCCAACGGTCGCACCCTTTGGGCGCTGGGCGTGACCGCGCGCGACGCGCAACCGCCCAAGCATCGCGATTGGGCGCAGATGTGGTTCGACGCCACCGCATCGCTGGCGCTGGACCTGGGTTCGTTGCGCGCGCAGGCCTTTGCGATGCTCGGGGCCGCCGCGATGCTGGAGGCGCGACCGGGGCACCAGTTGGCGCGCTCGATCCTGGAGAAGATGCCCGACCTGCACCTCGCCCTGCTCGAAGAGGCGCGGCGGCCCGAATGGCAGTGGTTCGAGATCGTGCTCGCCTATGACAATGCCCGCGTGCCCCAGGCGCTGATCGAGGCGGGGCGTGCGCTGGGGCGGCAGGACCTGATCGATTGCGGCATTTCCACGCTCGACTGGATCGTCGGCAAGCAGACCTCGCCCGAGGGCCGCTTCCGCGCGGTGGGCAGCGAGAGTTTCGGCCGTCCCTATGCAGAGCCGCTGCAATTCGATCAGCAGCCGCTGGAGGCGCAGGCGACGGTGGAGGCGTGCCATTCGGCCTATCTCGCGACCCACGACCCGCGGTGGATCGCGGAGGGCGAGCGGGCCTATGGCTGGTTCCTGGGCATGAACGACCTCGACCTGCCGCTGGCCACCGCAAGTGACGGTGGTTGTTTCGACGGACTGATGCCGACCGGGCTCAACCGCAACCAGGGCGCCGAATCGATCCTGGCGCTGCAACTGGCCAATTGCGCTATCGCAAGCCTTTGCCAATCCGCCTCATCCATGGCAGGAGCCGATCGTCACATCGCCTGA
- a CDS encoding glycoside hydrolase family 130 protein, producing the protein MDLFNHRLRLHADPSRVVVRPFHIAWGGGNGAPPSRTERLVGEVLAMTPQEARDQLETVLKDFEARHWQTRRVFMTRYDQIEDLLKLDGAKISDEKRQLIGAYFCHEYSYAAAALMNPSAVPHFDQTGIQPGSQRILMSMRAVGEGHISSVAFREGIINDQNQLRLAPEPPFATATDVHGWGEEHAPSGPITVHRHRDSTLSGTVIFPITRAQSKGLEDMRIVQFTHDDGAVEWIGTYTAYDGSGIQSELMRTRDFRAFDLVPMTGSAARNKGMALFPRKVGGQYMMIGRQDGENLFLLKSDSLTHWDEGAKILTPVYPWELVQIGNCGPPIETDEGWLLLTHGVGAMRKYSIGAALLDKDDPSKVLGRTKQPILAAKDQDREGYVPNVVYSCGAIRHGDSLFLPYGIADSSIGFAFVKISELLAAM; encoded by the coding sequence ATGGATCTGTTCAACCACCGGCTGCGGCTTCATGCCGATCCTTCGCGCGTCGTGGTGCGGCCCTTCCATATCGCATGGGGCGGCGGCAACGGCGCACCGCCCAGCCGGACCGAACGGCTGGTCGGCGAAGTGCTGGCGATGACGCCGCAGGAGGCGCGCGACCAGTTGGAAACCGTGCTGAAGGATTTCGAAGCACGGCACTGGCAGACGCGACGCGTCTTCATGACCCGCTACGACCAGATCGAGGATCTGTTGAAGCTCGACGGGGCGAAGATCAGCGACGAGAAGCGGCAGTTGATCGGCGCCTATTTCTGCCACGAATACAGCTATGCCGCCGCCGCGCTGATGAACCCCTCGGCGGTGCCGCATTTCGACCAGACCGGCATCCAGCCGGGGTCGCAGCGTATCCTGATGTCGATGCGCGCGGTGGGTGAGGGGCATATTTCCTCGGTCGCCTTCCGCGAAGGCATCATCAACGACCAGAACCAGCTTCGCCTCGCGCCCGAGCCGCCCTTCGCCACCGCCACCGACGTGCATGGCTGGGGCGAGGAACATGCGCCGAGCGGCCCGATCACCGTCCACCGCCACCGCGATTCGACCCTGTCGGGCACGGTCATCTTCCCGATCACCCGCGCCCAGTCCAAGGGGCTGGAGGATATGCGCATCGTCCAGTTCACGCATGACGACGGCGCGGTGGAATGGATCGGCACCTACACCGCCTATGACGGCTCGGGCATCCAGTCGGAACTGATGCGCACCCGCGACTTCCGCGCGTTCGACCTGGTGCCGATGACGGGCTCGGCCGCGCGCAACAAGGGCATGGCGCTGTTCCCGCGCAAGGTCGGCGGGCAGTATATGATGATCGGGCGGCAGGACGGCGAGAATCTGTTCCTGCTCAAGTCGGACTCGCTGACGCACTGGGACGAAGGGGCGAAGATCCTGACCCCCGTCTATCCGTGGGAGCTGGTGCAGATCGGCAATTGCGGCCCGCCCATCGAGACGGACGAGGGCTGGCTGCTGCTGACGCACGGTGTCGGCGCGATGCGCAAATATTCGATCGGCGCCGCGCTGCTCGACAAGGACGATCCGTCCAAGGTGCTCGGTCGGACGAAGCAGCCGATCCTGGCCGCCAAGGATCAGGATCGCGAAGGCTATGTGCCCAATGTCGTCTATTCCTGCGGCGCGATCCGCCACGGCGATTCGCTGTTCCTGCCTTACGGCATCGCGGACAGCTCGATCGGCTTCGCCTTCGTGAAGATCAGCGAGTTGCTGGCGGCAATGTGA
- a CDS encoding OPT family oligopeptide transporter yields MSRTPTATTPPIAELTLRGIALGGIITLLFTAANVYLGLKVGLTFATSIPAAVISMAILRYLPNSSVLENNIVQTVASAAGTLAAIIFVLPGLVMIGWWQGFPYLLTAGITATGGILGVMFSVPLRRALVVDTDLPYPEGRAAAEVLKVGAGSREGEAESATGLRLIVVNALASAGFAVLTQTKLAVSEAAIFFRTGAGATGIAGGLSFALVGVGHLVGLSVGLAMLVGIAIGWWVALPILTAMAPVAGPVAEWAGGVFSRDVRFLGAGVIGVAAIWTLLKIIGPVIGGIRSSLAAASAKRDGAVLAVGERDLPIGIVAAVALATLVPIAGLLWSVIAGGPLAASGFALIGGALLFILLIGLVIAAVCGYMAGLIGASNSPVSGIGILSVLAAALLLVGLFGRGTSPDTAQALVAYALIVTGIVFGVATISNDNLQDLKTGELVGATPWKQQVALVIGVVFGSLVIPPVLDLLNATLGFAGTPGAGPNALSAPQAALISALAKGVLGGDLNWGMIGIGALVGVGVIVADEVLGKLGWIRLPPLGVGLGIYLPMTATLPVVLGAAIGHVYDRWARRSGNPEAAERLGVLAATGMIVGESLWGVGFAGIVYLTNSDAPLALVGDGFATPALVGGTLVFLGIVAALYRNTRRQVITLPPATR; encoded by the coding sequence ATGAGCCGTACTCCGACCGCCACCACCCCGCCGATCGCCGAACTCACCCTTCGCGGGATCGCACTGGGCGGGATCATCACCCTGTTGTTCACCGCTGCCAACGTCTATCTGGGGCTCAAGGTCGGGCTGACCTTCGCCACGTCGATCCCGGCGGCGGTCATCTCGATGGCGATCCTGCGCTATCTGCCCAACAGTTCGGTGCTGGAGAACAACATCGTCCAGACCGTCGCCTCGGCGGCGGGGACGCTGGCGGCGATCATCTTCGTGCTGCCCGGCCTGGTCATGATCGGCTGGTGGCAGGGTTTCCCCTATCTGCTGACCGCCGGGATCACCGCGACCGGGGGCATATTGGGGGTGATGTTCTCGGTGCCGCTGCGCCGCGCACTGGTGGTCGACACCGACCTCCCCTATCCCGAAGGGCGCGCCGCCGCCGAGGTGTTGAAGGTCGGTGCAGGCAGCCGTGAGGGCGAGGCGGAGAGCGCGACCGGCCTGCGCCTGATCGTCGTCAACGCGCTCGCCTCGGCGGGCTTTGCGGTGCTCACCCAGACCAAGCTGGCCGTATCGGAAGCGGCGATCTTCTTCCGAACCGGCGCGGGGGCGACGGGGATTGCCGGCGGGCTGTCCTTCGCCCTGGTCGGGGTCGGGCATCTGGTCGGCCTGTCGGTCGGCCTCGCCATGCTGGTCGGGATCGCGATCGGCTGGTGGGTGGCGCTGCCCATCCTGACCGCGATGGCCCCCGTGGCGGGGCCGGTCGCCGAATGGGCGGGCGGCGTGTTCAGTCGCGACGTACGCTTCCTGGGCGCGGGCGTGATCGGCGTGGCGGCGATCTGGACGCTCCTCAAGATCATCGGGCCGGTGATCGGCGGCATCCGCTCTTCGCTCGCCGCCGCCTCGGCCAAGCGGGACGGCGCGGTGCTGGCGGTGGGCGAGCGTGACCTGCCGATCGGGATCGTCGCGGCGGTCGCGCTGGCGACGCTGGTGCCGATCGCCGGGCTGCTCTGGTCGGTGATCGCGGGTGGGCCGCTGGCGGCGTCGGGCTTCGCGTTGATCGGCGGAGCGCTGTTGTTCATCCTGCTCATCGGCCTCGTGATCGCCGCCGTCTGCGGTTACATGGCGGGGTTGATCGGCGCGTCGAACAGCCCGGTGTCCGGGATCGGCATCCTGTCCGTCCTCGCCGCCGCGCTGTTGCTGGTCGGACTGTTCGGGCGCGGCACCTCGCCCGATACGGCGCAGGCGCTGGTCGCCTATGCCCTGATCGTCACCGGCATCGTGTTCGGCGTGGCGACCATCTCCAACGACAATCTGCAGGATCTGAAGACCGGCGAACTGGTCGGCGCGACGCCGTGGAAGCAGCAGGTGGCTTTGGTCATCGGCGTCGTCTTCGGCAGCCTGGTGATCCCGCCGGTGCTCGACCTGCTCAACGCGACGCTGGGTTTCGCCGGCACGCCGGGGGCTGGCCCGAACGCCCTGTCCGCCCCGCAGGCGGCGTTGATCTCGGCGCTGGCCAAGGGGGTGCTGGGTGGCGACCTCAACTGGGGGATGATCGGCATCGGGGCGCTGGTCGGTGTCGGCGTGATCGTGGCGGACGAGGTGCTGGGCAAGCTCGGCTGGATTCGCCTGCCGCCGCTGGGCGTGGGGCTGGGTATCTATCTGCCGATGACGGCGACCCTGCCGGTCGTGCTGGGGGCGGCGATCGGCCATGTCTATGACCGCTGGGCCCGCCGCAGCGGCAATCCCGAAGCCGCCGAGCGGCTGGGCGTGCTGGCGGCGACCGGCATGATCGTGGGCGAAAGCCTGTGGGGCGTGGGCTTTGCGGGGATCGTCTACCTGACCAACTCGGACGCGCCGCTGGCGCTGGTCGGAGACGGGTTCGCGACCCCGGCGCTGGTCGGGGGGACGCTGGTGTTCCTGGGGATCGTGGCGGCGCTGTATCGCAACACGCGCCGCCAGGTGATCACATTGCCGCCAGCAACTCGCTGA